Genomic DNA from Perognathus longimembris pacificus isolate PPM17 chromosome 6, ASM2315922v1, whole genome shotgun sequence:
CCCCCACCGCACCTTCCCCCGCTCGTTCAAAGTGCCGCCCCCCACTCCAGTCCGGACCTCCTCCATCCCCACCCAGGGAGCCTCCCCGGAGGAAGAGGGGGCCCTCAGGAAGCCCCCCAGccgcctccccctgccccccagcttcCACGTCCGCCCTGCGTCCCAGGTGTACCCAGACAGGGTCCCTGAGCCCCACCTCCCCAAGGAGCCCGGGGCCCAGGCCCCCCAGAGCCCAGGGCTCAGCAAGGCAAATGAGGGAGCTGCaaccccccctccagcccctcccctgccccctcccgcacccccacttcctcctcccgCACCCCCTCTTCCCCCTGCTGCTCCTCCATTGCCCTCTGCCGGGCAGGCGGCCCCTCCGTCTCTTGGGCTCGTGAAAAGCTCCAAATCCAGCTCACCTGCGCTCAAACCCATCCCCAAACCCAAGCCCCCCGGCCCGGAGGACCGGGCCTCGCCCGAGCCCGTGGACTGGCGCGACCCCAGCCAGATGGCAAAGCTGCGCAGCGAGCTGGCCGCCTACCTCTGCGGCTCCAGGAGAGAGGACAGGCCCCTCGCTCCCCGGCCAGGCCCCAACGTGCCGTCTCAGGACAAGGGCGGCAGGAAGGGCCACAGGCCCCCCGAGGAGCCGGCTTCCCCCGGCCTGCCCCGGAAGACGGGGGCCGCCAGcagcccggccctgccccctgtGGACTACGCGCCCCAGGACCCGCCGGCCCCCAGCGTGCGGCAGATCAGGGATGAGCTGGAGGCCCGGCTCGCCTCCGAGAAAGAAGCCAAACCCAAGGGAGGCCCTCTGCCTCCCAAACCTCGGCCAGATGGGGCAAGAACCTTTGAAAATGGGACCAAGCCCGCGGCCAAGAACTCACCACCTCTGCCTATTACCCTTCTGCCCAAAGCCACAGCTGTGCCAGGCACACCATCCAAGACCACATCTGGGCCTTCTACACCATGTAAGACCTCACCTGGGCCTACTACACCACCCGGGACCAAGACCACTCTTGTACCAGCCACATCACCTGAGACCACACCTGGGCCAGCCACACCACCCAAGACCACACCTGGGCCCTCCACACCACCCAAGACCACACCTGGGCCCTCCACACCACCTGAGACCACACCTGGGCCCTCCACACAACTCAAGAGCACACCTGGGCCAGCCACACCACCCAAGACCACACCTGGGCCAGCCACACCACCCAAGACCACACCTGGGCCAGCCACACCACCTGAGACCACACCTGGGCCCTCCACACCACCCAAGACCACACCTGGGCCAGCCACACCACCTGAGACCACACCTGGGCCCTCCACACCACCCAAGACCACACTTGGGCCAGCCACACCACCCGAGACCACACCTGGGTCTTCCACATCACCTGAGACCACACCTGGGCCTTCAACACCACCCAAGACCACACCTGGGCCTTCAACACCACCCGAGACCACACCTGGGCCTTCCACACCATCTGAGACCACACCTGGGCCTTCCACATCACCCAAGACCACACCTGGGCCTTCAACACCACCCGAGACCACACCTGGACCCTCCATACTACCCGAGACCACACCTGGGCCCTCCACACCACCCAAGACCACACCTGGACCCTCCATACTACCCGAGACCACACCTGGGTCTTCCACACCACCCGAGACCACACCTGGGCCTACTGCATCATCCACAGCTACAGCTCTGCCCATCACATCATCCCCAGGAGAGGATTTCACCCCGAGTGAGCAGCAGGAGAAGCTGGCATCTCAAAAAGGAGTAGTGCCCTCCCAGACGCAGGTGGAAGAGCCTGGATCCGAGGCTGGGAACCTGCCCGCCCCGGGAGCAGGCCTGGCCCTCCCATCAAGGCTGTCCGCCAGCCGAGAAGTCCCGTTCCTCTACAAGCCCCACCGCAGCCACCACAGCCCCAGCAGAGAGGTGGCCGTGGTGATGCCCACGCTGGCCCGCGGAGAAGCGGCAGCAGAGGGGCCCGTGGAGGGGAAGGAAGCTCGGGGTCTGCCAGCCaaaccccggcccccggcccagcCTGCGGACCCGCTCCTCAGACACCCCGTGACGGGCGAGGTGGTGGAGCGGGGCTCGCCCATGGCCCTGCTCCTGGCAGCCAGGCAGAGGGCTCAGAAGGGGCGGCCTGGGGCCTCCGCCCTGGGACGGTCGCTGCCCGGGAGTCTCCGGGGCCACAGCAGCCCGCCGGAGGCCGCCGGCTCCGACAGCATCATTTACAACGCCGGGCGCCCCAACTCCTTCACGGTGGTCCCCAAGTCACCCCTCGAGGCTGAGAAGGACTCCAAGCTGCCGGCGGCCCCCAGGCCGTGGGCGTCCCGGCCAGGAAGAGACCCGGGGGGCACCGAGCCGAGCCACCGGCCCAGGTGGACGAACGGGGAGCCCGCGGCCTGGGCCAGATCCGCCCCCGCCGCCGGCGGCCTCCCCAAGTCCTTCTCGTCGCCCCCTTCCCCTGCCTACAAGCGGGAGGAGCCGGAGGAGCTCGGCTTCGAGctcatccccccgccccccgagttCAGCAACGACCCcgagccccccgccccggccccccagcccctgggccgcCGGCGATCGCCCCCCAGCAGCAGCTTCCCGGAGGCGGGGCGGCCCCTGGACCTGGCCCCGCCGCCGGCGCCCGGCTTCTCCCGCTTCCCCGCGCCCGGGGGCCTGGAGCGCTTCCCGGGCGCCGGGCGCTCCCTCATCAAGAAGCGCCTGTACGTCGGGGAGCCCCAGCGGCACCCCGGGACGCCCCGCGGCGCCACGGGGCGCAGCCTCAGCTCCCCCAACTGCTTCGGGCCCCAGCCCGGAGGCCCCGAGATGCGGCGCGTCAACTCCGCGGGCCGCGCGCGCCCCGGCGGCCTCCACGCGCGCCGCGCCTCCCTGGAGGGcggcggccgggcggcggcggagCCCAGGGCCGCGGCgccccccggcggcggcggcggggactgCAGCCTCGCCCCTCCGGCGGGCAGGTGAGCGGGGAGGGCCCCCCCtgctgcccgccctcccccccctgccctcccccctgggGGGGTCCTCGGGTGGAGGGATGCCCACCCACCAAGAGGGGCTTCCAGGCCCAGGCTTGCAGAGGGCTGGGCGGAAGGGGCTCAGGCGCCCctgggtggggggctggagaCCCCAGGGCGGAGATGGGCAGGGTTCGGGGTCACCGCAGCCGACCTCACTGCTTGCCCCTTCCAGGTCACCCCATGGCAGCGGCCACTACGGAAGCCCCGTGAACACGTTCACCGTGCGGCCTGGGACCCGCCACCCCATCTCCTACGCCTACACCGGGGCCCGCCGGAAAGCCACCTCCTGAGCCCCGGCTCTCCGCCCCGCTCCGAGGGATCTGCCGGTGGATCTGCCGGGCCCTTGTTTCATGGGGGGTGGGAGGTTCACGGCAGGCGTTAGACACGGAGGATTCTTTGTTcccccaagacagacagacagatggaaggTAGTCACCTAGGGAGGACGGAGCAGGCTTCTGTTTCCCAAAGCACCAGTGCTGCTGTGCATTGTGGgaagttgggggggtggggagaggagggagaggaggaaccTTATTCTCTGTCCTCCAGTACTGTGGGCTTTAGCAGGATTCACTGGAAGCAGTTTTACAAGCAGGGCCTACCGAGCAGTAAGTCAGGGGTGATGGGCAGCTGTGCTTGCGTTCCGGCGGGTGCCCGCACTATAGGCTGGTCTCTCGAGGCGCCCCCAGATGCCACTAAGAGGCGATGCCTGGGAATGAGGTGGGCCCTGGATGCCAATGTGCCAGGGGTGACTTCCCGTCTAGAGCCTAGAGAGTGTCTGGGATGGAGATAGACTTgagagctgtttttcttttcaggcCCGAAAGCCATGTGATCTGGGCCCTGACACCAGAGGCCCTGTAATTGCCAGTTTTCCATGTGTgtaggggagggggttggggggggtgtcggttgtggggcttgaactctgggcctacacactgttcctgaggtttcagcttaaggttagtgctctaccacttgacccacagtgccacttctggttttctggtgcctgctgggccggctttgaactgcaatccttagatctcatcctcctgagtagctaggattacaggtgttagccactggcgcccggctccctgtgatatttattttctggttctgggacttgaactcagggcttcaagctctcccttggctttttatgCAAGGTtgacgctctaccatttgagtcatagctccacttccagcttttacctgGCCTGTATGATTTGGGGAGCTCTTACTCCTGACTCCAGTACCACACATCACTTTTATTGAGGCCTTAAAGCATGTAGCCAAGACGCTGGAAGACCCTGGAAGACCCTGGACCGTGTGTGCTTTGTCCCAGCCCACTAAGGTCATGTCTGCTTCCTAGTGAATTAGACTGTGTGTGAGGGTGTGCACGCCGTACCTTGGTTTGCACGAATGTGGTTGCCAGAAACAAACATAGCGGACCCAGTcccttggcctggcctggccacCTGCAGTCAGTGACCGTCACATTTCTGTGAAGGAGGAGGGCTCCCTGGataagaaggaagggcagggcagtgaagctgtggctcgagtggtagagcactagccttggccaaaaaagctcagagaatgTGCCCCAGGCCCCGAGTTGGAGCCCTAGGAcaagacacacagagaaagaaaaggaaaggaaaaaatgaaaggcaGGGGATTGGCACACCTCAAGCCAGTAGGGGGCAGCCAAGAGGTATCTCCCTTTGGGAGCAAGATGTTGGCCCTTCATGCTTCATGGCACCACTCCGGTGCTGGGCCATTGGGGCAGTAGGTAAGGCAGTTCAGAAGAAGGAAGTACGGGAGTAGGTGGCCCAGGTGGTCAAGGCCGGACACCCCGATGGGGCAGGGTCTGCTTACCTGTGACCTGTGTCTAGAAACCACACGCTCCACCCACATGCTAGCACTGGCTCTGTAAGTGTAGATGCATTTCCCCTGTGCACTGCTGACTCATTTATCCACTATGTCCAGGCTTGAGGAGCGGGGTGCGGGATGCCTAGCCAGAGAGTgatctggggtgggtggggggcagggtctcCCTTGGCTTGGGAAATAAACAAGCCAGTTTGGACTGGCCCCCAGCTCTGAGGCTGTGGACTGATGACTGGTGCTCCCGGGTTGGAACAGGGCACTGGTTGGGCTCCGTTCTGGGAGCCAAGCACTGGGTGCTATGGGAGCTGCTGAGCCCTTCTAAGCCTGGCCCAGACTTCTCTCCTGACCCATAGGGTTCTCTCTCCAAACCCCTCGAGAGGAGGGAACGGGGCCGAAGGCTGGGCATAACAAACTGTCTTTAAGCAATGCTCACTGACTCTTAGTTTCCTCTGGACATGATAGCAACACCTCCCACTTAAAGCTGCCCCCAAGATTAGAGACAGCCCTGCACGCCTGTAACAACCGCTAGATGGCAGGATGGGCTTACAGCCAGCCCTACACTGACTGGCGCCC
This window encodes:
- the C6H6orf132 gene encoding uncharacterized protein C6orf132 homolog, with the protein product MKKNQTTVQGTFSKLFGKKHGHPAAASLYATNPPWIFTQEAPEEGARRLDGIYLGDHRFDTVSESGTATLKARPRVRPLLTFLPLNAQENHGLAVPTPSVPEAFADKDVTGPSSLVNGNLRLYSSVGDLRPGQYGPDPPIPPPPPGPAPGPPQDPSPSPGESPPPPPPFAAPPPPPLLLEPPTPPSTAPPPPPVLDALSPPSTPTPPDFIPPAPPLAFLDPSPPSSPAPASPHTLGIRLFPPEGVPKWKSEVALSGGQPEAPRASPPRSPLAAGGDPHRTFPRSFKVPPPTPVRTSSIPTQGASPEEEGALRKPPSRLPLPPSFHVRPASQVYPDRVPEPHLPKEPGAQAPQSPGLSKANEGAATPPPAPPLPPPAPPLPPPAPPLPPAAPPLPSAGQAAPPSLGLVKSSKSSSPALKPIPKPKPPGPEDRASPEPVDWRDPSQMAKLRSELAAYLCGSRREDRPLAPRPGPNVPSQDKGGRKGHRPPEEPASPGLPRKTGAASSPALPPVDYAPQDPPAPSVRQIRDELEARLASEKEAKPKGGPLPPKPRPDGARTFENGTKPAAKNSPPLPITLLPKTTPGPSTQLKSTPGPATPPKTTPGPATPPKTTPGPATPPETTPGPSTPPKTTPGPTTPGSSTPPETTPGPTASSTATALPITSSPGEDFTPSEQQEKLASQKGVVPSQTQVEEPGSEAGNLPAPGAGLALPSRLSASREVPFLYKPHRSHHSPSREVAVVMPTLARGEAAAEGPVEGKEARGLPAKPRPPAQPADPLLRHPVTGEVVERGSPMALLLAARQRAQKGRPGASALGRSLPGSLRGHSSPPEAAGSDSIIYNAGRPNSFTVVPKSPLEAEKDSKLPAAPRPWASRPGRDPGGTEPSHRPRWTNGEPAAWARSAPAAGGLPKSFSSPPSPAYKREEPEELGFELIPPPPEFSNDPEPPAPAPQPLGRRRSPPSSSFPEAGRPLDLAPPPAPGFSRFPAPGGLERFPGAGRSLIKKRLYVGEPQRHPGTPRGATGRSLSSPNCFGPQPGGPEMRRVNSAGRARPGGLHARRASLEGGGRAAAEPRAAAPPGGGGGDCSLAPPAGRSPHGSGHYGSPVNTFTVRPGTRHPISYAYTGARRKATS